The following proteins are co-located in the Paraphotobacterium marinum genome:
- a CDS encoding thermonuclease family protein, which translates to MRDFKLILVSIIIALSFGTLAVAETITVTTKNVRVVDGDSLSVKYKGRTIKTRSSCIDTPEKARYGTYEDKQHGKIASQFVSDLIGQFKYLQLDLSGQDRYKRFITTVYGIKGNQKYNINLITVQEGYAYVYKKYCKDKDYYRAFEQAKVNKKGLFALNMREPSKVRRGK; encoded by the coding sequence ATGAGAGATTTTAAACTAATATTGGTTAGCATTATTATTGCATTGAGTTTCGGCACACTAGCTGTTGCTGAAACTATCACAGTTACCACAAAAAATGTTCGTGTAGTTGATGGAGATTCACTAAGCGTAAAATATAAAGGTCGCACCATTAAAACTCGCTCCAGTTGTATAGATACACCTGAAAAGGCAAGATACGGAACCTATGAGGATAAACAACACGGAAAAATTGCCAGCCAATTTGTTTCAGATCTAATTGGTCAATTTAAATATTTACAATTAGACCTATCAGGACAAGACCGATATAAACGTTTTATTACTACTGTCTATGGCATCAAAGGTAATCAAAAATATAATATCAACTTAATCACAGTCCAAGAAGGTTACGCTTACGTTTATAAAAAGTATTGTAAAGATAAAGATTATTATCGAGCATTTGAACAAGCGAAAGTAAACAAAAAAGGGCTGTTTGCTTTAAATATGAGAGAGCCATCAAAGGTAAGAAGAGGAAAGTGA
- a CDS encoding LPP20 family lipoprotein produces MFLFKFLKLAFTFTVFFITTQLLMGCSSSAYDDQMAKYEHQLAAEEIAQARAEQKLSKIPKWALEKHPVDSRAVYAVGIGQSNTLNLSLQKSQIDAQMKIAEKMNSQITAQVRSVSADSMNIESNSSYERLVDNLIQSDVSGFEIVKQQIVPIHGQYHTFMLVELTFKEFNRIVQEKMKDELDASNKQKFKDLLDRVQPLANDDAVVTPFVANNNNLNGLNPIDLSDNLE; encoded by the coding sequence ATGTTTTTATTTAAATTTCTAAAACTAGCTTTTACATTTACTGTATTTTTTATAACCACGCAACTACTTATGGGTTGTAGCTCTAGTGCTTATGATGATCAAATGGCAAAATATGAGCATCAACTCGCTGCCGAAGAAATAGCTCAAGCCAGAGCGGAGCAAAAACTTTCTAAAATCCCTAAATGGGCATTGGAAAAACATCCTGTCGATAGTCGAGCTGTTTATGCTGTGGGTATCGGACAATCCAATACCCTCAATTTATCCCTGCAAAAAAGTCAGATTGATGCACAGATGAAAATTGCTGAAAAGATGAATTCTCAAATAACTGCACAGGTTCGAAGTGTTTCAGCTGATAGCATGAATATCGAAAGCAACTCTTCTTATGAAAGATTGGTCGATAACTTGATTCAGTCCGATGTTTCAGGATTTGAAATCGTTAAACAACAAATTGTGCCGATTCATGGTCAGTACCACACCTTTATGTTGGTAGAGCTAACATTTAAAGAATTTAATCGAATTGTCCAAGAAAAAATGAAAGACGAGTTAGATGCAAGTAACAAACAAAAATTCAAAGATTTACTGGATCGTGTTCAACCATTAGCAAATGATGATGCGGTTGTTACACCTTTTGTAGCCAATAACAATAACTTAAATGGTTTAAATCCAATCGACCTATCAGATAATTTGGAGTAG
- a CDS encoding LysR family transcriptional regulator, producing MKLKVLHYKIFDKLAQTLNFRKTAKELNLSISIVSKKINELESYYNTKLFHRNTRFVCLTEMGINILPRIKELIQIEEQIKFDLNQPYQFVGNFKIGIPFSFFESILTKVNLYVEQHPNVSIDWKVGNYLNRLYEENFDVVVFCGPLPDGDFYSTKIGQWQKRVCASPHFLAQHGVPKSPEELAYYSCIDHSENFKSTWNFNHQEYAINLKQKCSSSRLLSSMAINSLGVVYLPSFTVDKDIKNGLLNEILTPFTTKIYDIFLVAKTPFFKGRKNSELLKLFI from the coding sequence ATGAAATTGAAAGTTTTACACTACAAAATATTTGATAAGCTAGCTCAAACATTAAATTTTAGAAAAACTGCCAAGGAACTGAATTTATCAATTTCAATTGTATCTAAAAAGATTAATGAATTAGAGAGCTACTATAATACTAAGTTATTTCATAGAAACACTCGATTTGTCTGTTTAACAGAGATGGGTATTAATATCCTGCCTAGAATAAAAGAGCTGATACAAATTGAAGAGCAAATTAAATTCGATCTTAATCAACCATATCAATTTGTGGGAAATTTTAAAATTGGGATACCATTTTCATTTTTTGAATCAATCTTAACCAAAGTTAACTTGTATGTCGAACAACACCCAAATGTAAGTATTGATTGGAAAGTTGGCAACTATTTAAATCGACTTTATGAAGAAAACTTTGACGTTGTTGTCTTTTGTGGACCACTGCCTGATGGCGATTTTTACTCAACAAAAATAGGGCAATGGCAAAAAAGAGTTTGTGCATCCCCGCATTTTCTAGCGCAACACGGAGTACCAAAATCGCCTGAAGAACTGGCTTATTATTCATGCATAGATCATTCTGAAAATTTCAAATCAACTTGGAACTTCAATCATCAAGAATATGCTATAAATTTGAAACAAAAATGTTCTTCTTCAAGGTTATTAAGTAGTATGGCAATTAACTCACTGGGAGTGGTTTATCTTCCTTCATTTACAGTGGATAAAGATATTAAAAATGGGCTTCTTAATGAGATATTAACGCCTTTTACCACAAAAATTTATGATATTTTTTTAGTTGCTAAAACTCCTTTTTTTAAGGGCAGAAAAAATAGTGAATTATTAAAGTTATTTATCTAA